The Daphnia magna isolate NIES linkage group LG3, ASM2063170v1.1, whole genome shotgun sequence genomic interval TGAGCTGGAATAGAGGCGAGAGGTCTAGGCCAGTGGCCATCCTCAGAGGAACAAGACGTAAGAAATACAAGGCGTTGTGTAGAGAAGAGAGGACAGTGAAATAAGAAATGAGAGACTGACTCTGAGCCGCCCCCACAATCACACATTGGAGAAGTGGTAAAATTGAAGCGAAATTGATGTTCTTTGAGGAAAGAGTGGCCTGAGAGAATTTGAGCGATCTGGCGACAGAGTTGGTTTGGGTGAAGCACAGTTGCTGATTGGATCGTGGGGAAAAATTCTCTAGTTACTGCACCGTTGCGGCAAGCCTGCCATTCTGTCTGCCATGCATCGCGCACTAGCTTACCGATTGAGTAACGGTAAGAAGTTTTGGAGATAAGAAGTTGTGGGAGGACATTCAGGCCTGAGCTAGGAATGTCGCAACCGGCTAATGCAAGTTGGATGCCCTCAGCAGAGGAGGGCTGGCAGACGAAGAGGCGTAAATTATCTCGGTAGGGGGCAGTGGCGTCGACACAAAGCCGCTCAACTTCAGAGAGGTGAGCACCGTAGCGAGTAAAcgcaaagaagaaatgtgCTGGGCAAATATTTCAACCTGCCACCCGCTCTCCACAACATGGCTAGCCTGGATCAAAGCGTGAAGGACAGTGAGTTGACTGGCATGGTGTAAGCTGTCAGCCGAAAGTGGGCCGTTGGTCACTTTCATTATGATATTATGACATGTGGAGATAATGCAACAGTTGAAAGAGTCGCCGCACCGAGAGGTAGCAACAAAAATTCTAAGAACAGAATCCTTAGTTGGGAGTAATCTGCAAACCTCGCTTGTCAGTGTCGGATGTAAAGGAGGGGCCCATGGTGGCCAGTAGAGATTAAAGTGGCGGTGGTTAGAATCACATTTGAGCAGTGGAGAAAAGGGTGGTAGTTTGCTCATAAGCCACTTTAGTGAAAGAGCAGAAAAGCATCCTGTACGTCCGGAGCTGAATCGGAGATGGGTGATCTCTTGTATACGTAAATCAATCGGAAGGATATTTGTTAGAACAAAACATGCCTCTGCGGAGACAGTTTTGAAAGAGCTGGCCAATGAAAGCGCAATAGAGCGCTGGAAGGTGCGTAGCTGCTTAACGCCTTTTCTAGTGTTAGAAAAGGGGCCCAGACGGAGCAGCCGTAAAGCAATATAGGCTCAACCGCAGAGTGATAAAGAAATTTTAGCGCTTTTTGTCATATCCCCAGGTGGATTTCAGACCTGATCTCAGTGTAAAGAATGCCGTTTAGCTGCAGCAATTTTATTGGCAATGTGGGAGTTCCATTTGAGGCGGCAGTCAATTGTTAGACCCAGAAGAGTGTCTCTACAGATGGGGGGATAAGCATGCCATTTATAGAGATGCTGAGATGAGACCAGTCAAAAATCTTTTGCACATAATCATAAACACCGTTTTTGTCGCATTGAGGGAGAGTTTGCTGGTTAGACACCAGTTCGACACCTCGTCACACATGGTCTGTAAATTTCGGGTGGCAATGCTAGGTCTTTTGATATGTGGCCACGTTCAGATCGTCAGCGTATCCACCAATCCGATacggaaatgaaaatttgagGCGCAGGACATCATCAACAGAACCGACCACAGAAATGGGAGAGGACCCCACCTTGAGGACAGCCAAGATCAACGTGAAAGGAGGAGGACGAGCCTTCAAGCGGAGGATGGCCGTGCGGTTGGAGAGATAGTCAAGACTAGCTGGACCAAATATCTTGGGCAGTTGCGGACAGCAAGTGCAGAGATAATAGCAGGGTGCCAAGCAGCGTCGAATGCGCGTTTAATATCAAGAAATGCCATGCTGTGACACATTTAGCGTCTCTGCCTTCgtcacaaaaagaaatcaaggaGTGGCAGCCGTTTCAGTTGATCTGCCTTGGTGAATCCATGTTGGTTCGGGCTCAACCACTGGAGATCGACGCATGCCAAAGGAGTCTATTTAAAATGAGCTTTTCAAGGATCTTAGCAAATGTGTTGACTAGGCTAATTGGTCGAAGCTATTCGAGTGTCGTAAGCGGGTTTGTTAGGTTTACCGATAATGGTCACCTTGGCAACCTTCCAACAGCTAGGAAagtgagaaagagagaaacatgCATTCATGATGAATAGAAGCTGACCAATTATCTGATTAGAGATTGCACAAATGATAGCAGTGGAAAGGCCATCGGCTCCAGGAGCAGATTTGAGATTCGAGAGGCGTAGCATTGAAAGCTCCTCCTGGGAAATTGGAGGAGAGTTGGATGGTACAACGAATGCCGTGGATGATTGTGGAAGGAGGCCGCAAGCTCTTCGGCCTGTGCGTGGGCCTGCGTAGATGGAGTGGGGAGGGGAAAAGTGTTCTGCACACTTTTTAGAATTTCTGTAGGTTGGAGGAGATCGAGCCGTCAAATGAAATAGAGGATGGAAGGCTGACGTTTGATGATTTGCCTGATTTGGCCTTTAGGGCCGAGAAGAGGTCACTACTGCTAGGCTGGGAGTCATAGCTTGTTCCAAGACGAGAGTTTGGCGCTGCGAATTTCCTCTGATAGGTAGCTTTGAGGCTTTGAATGCCTGCCTGTTAGATTCTGTTCGTTGGACTGACCATAATTTAAAAGCCTGTCGGGATTTGTGACGAAGTACCCAGAGTTCCTTTGTCCACCAAGGCGTTCTGCGTGTGGAGACAGGAATGTAGGTAGGATCTTTAGAGCTTTTGGGCAGAGGAAATGAGGGCGAGAGCTTTACAATCATGTCATCGATAGTGGAGGTAGTCGGATTGGTTTGTACTACAAGATTTATCCAGCATCTGCGACTTTTAGGCGAAATTTATCCAGGCAAATACGAGAGATGTGGGAGTAGAATTTGGAGCTCGAGATTGAGCTTGGCAGTGCTGCACGCAGATGAGGGGGCGATTGATTTCAAAGTTATGTATGGGTGATCAGAGAAGGACGGAATGGTAGGATAGAACCAGCGTGTACAGGTGATAGCACTCCCGGCTGAGAGATGTCAAGGAAGAGGTGCCAGCAGGAACAAAGTCAGATCATCCAGTTGTCGATTGAGAACACGAAGGAAATGATTAGCGATGAGTAATTCAAGTTCTGATCCTCTACTATTAGTGAGCTTGCTGTTCCAAACCTTGCTTAAAGCATTAGAGTCGACTGAGACGATGGACAGTTTCGTGAAAGGCAGCTGAGATCAGTGCTGAACTGATCGGCAATGTTTTTAATGGAGGGACGAAGATAAgtggaaatgaaacgaaagGTGCCGTGCGCAGAATGTAAATCGACTGCAGCGATATGGTTGAGCGACTTCGATCGATTGCCCGACAAGACTTGGCAAGAGAAAGTTTAACTAAAATCGCAGCACCGTAGGCATGCTCTTGAGAGAGACAGTGGAATGCAACATAGCCTGGTGGAATATTGATGATGGAGGGGGACTGGTGGCCTTTGGCGAAAGGTTCTTGAATGAGAACAATGTCTAAAACGTTTTCGACAATGATTTGAGCGAGAGAAGACGAGGCAACCCTTGAGTGGCGGAGATTCACCTGTAAGCACCGAAACAGACTGTTTGTTGAACTATGAGACACACGCATTAacttttctccatttttgcCTGTATCTCGCCACCGCTTTCATTTGGGTGGGACAATATCGATCTCCAGATTGGTGGGCCCCACCACAATTCACATTTTCTGATCTGAGAATTACAGTCGCGGGTAAGGTGCGCGCCTGCGCATTTCCACACCTTGGGTTAGGGTCACGGCAGGATGCCTGAACGTGACCATAACCTTGGCATTTAAAACAGCGACGAACCTCACGGTCTAAAGAATTTCAACAATGCGAGCAGTAgtgttaaaaaaatcaatttcaccTTCAGCCAGGCGTGATCTCTGGCTACCTTGCAGTTGAATAGAATTTTTACTGGCCTTTTTGGGAGTCAGGTTTGGCGAACAGTTGGGACACAGACTCAATTTTTCCTCTCAGGCCACGATTCCTTAACATCAACTCTTCTTTAAGGCTTGgtagatagctaagattgacAAAAAGGGCAACAGCCGGGAAAAATTAGATGGACGTGAAACAGAGTTAAAAACATTGATACTGTCTGGCCCGGCTTTGGATTCCAAGATGGTTTTGGCCCGATCGAGGTCAGCTGGATCAGCTAATCGGACGATGATGTTGTTGTCTTTATGTCTGACAGAGGCAGGAACAGGGCCACCACCACTGGAACCAAGCAGCTCCTCCATACCGGCGGAGATATGCGATCAGCAGGCTTTGCAGATGCGGCGTAGCTGGCAACGAGAACGGGTGCTTGACGGCCTTTTACGGCTTGGAGTAAGTCGATGTGGAAGGCAGTGGGTATCACTGGAAGGTGGCGGATTGGAAGATGACGATTGCTGATTCATGTATCGTAGGGTCATCGAGTCCGCGAAAGCTAGTTTAACGTTAATCAACTCAGCTTCCAGCTTGGCGATGTGGTCGTGTTGGGCCTTTGCAAGGTCGAGAGCAGCACGGGTTTGGCTGACAGCTTCTTTCGAGAGAGAGTCAAGATGCGGAGCTCAGGATCTTCTGTGAAGCTGGAGAGATCCTCGTAACGGTTTTCTTGGAGTCAGCTCTGACTCGTCGATGCTGGAGTTAGCTGACAGCGGGCGTTTTGACTTGGTACTAGTTTTTGGGGTGGTGAATGTCTCAGTTTCTGGAGACGGCTGGGAAGATGATTGATTCATGCTGTTGATGAGGAAGACATTCTTGCTGTGGGCCTTCTGGGAGTCTTGAAAGCATAGTTTGCTGCAATATTTggaatctttttttccgttGTATCCCTTTTGACAGAAGATACAGGTGCGTTTTGGCTGTGTTGACGGCTGTGTTGACGATTCTGCCCCAGAGGTGTCGCCACCGTCGCCCTTACTCATGTTGGTGGCTGGGCCAATGTCACTTGTGACAAAAATGTGCAGCgtacgagaaaaaaaattgactgACTGACACCGTTAGCAGGAGATTACCGGCagtaaaacaaatcaaaaatatGGTTAGTTGATTAAGAACTCACGAAATGGTGAGAGAAAATATGGGAGAGATAAAAACACTCGTTCAGTTGGATTAGCAGACGACGATATGCATGAGATCGTCAATATGGCTATCAAGTTTGGACACATTGATCCACCGTCAGTGTAATATCTCTGCTCATTGACTTATAGTCTGCACCGATCGTCCACAGGCTCAAACTAATTGTTTGCagttttctatttattttctaattttaaaCTGGAATCATGTGATTACAAAtgatcgatttttttttaatttcgattCACGAGAAATCTGTTTAGATTACCGGAACTTTTATTACtgtatttcattatttaaaaatatttccaTTCGATCAAAAATAGCAAACATAGCAGGATAGATTTCACCTAACCGCTGTATGTTTCGCAGCCAGGCACCTGATTTGGAAAGGTACACGTGTTAAGCTCGTCACTGAACGCCGTTCCAGTTGCACATCTTTGCATGTAAACCGTCCAGCCACCCAAGCCATTGTCTAGGCAGGTATAGAAGATTCCACAGTCATAAGGATCGGGATTAAGACCTTCTGATTTGCAAAGCGTATTCGGGGGAGGTGTTCCAGCTGTCGTCTTTATCGGTGGTGTAGTGGTATACGCGGATGCAGTCTATAAATTAGGAGGTAAAAGTTGCTTTCATATTCGCCTGGAACTATGACCCTATCATGGAATAGGAAGTTTGAAATTTTACCGTGGTAGGATTTTGGGGTCCGCAAAGAGTGGTAGTTGCAGCAGGGGCAACAGTAGGGGACGCAGTCGGGGGGTTTGTGACCGGAGCTGCAGTAGTGGTGGCTTTTGTCGTAACCGGTGAGACAGTTGTAGTAGCTTTTGTTGTTACTGGAGCAGAAGTACTACTCGTCGTTGACTGGATAACGATGGGCCCATTCATAGATTCGGTGATTGTTTTAATCAGTATAAAAGGCACGTTGTGACAAAGACCCCTGAAATCGTCCGTTTCAATTGACCACACCATAGATCCGCCCAGATTCATCGACATGGCGTACTCTGCCTATTGGAACAAGGCATACAGGTTTTGTGGATTAAGATACTAACAACTTGGGTAAAGGTAGATTCTTGAAAGACAGTTTAAATGACTTCTAAAGATCACATACTTTAAGTCTAAGCGATTGTTGATCGTCATAACCAATCCATTGGTTCGATTTGTAAGCGTATGGTGCTTTGTAATAAGGATCCCGGACGACGGTCCAAGATGGATCAGCCTTAAACTTCTCGCAAATCTgatgaaacaaagaaaattatgAGTAAGAAGATAAGGGAGATTTCAGTCCTTGAACTAAGTGACCTAGTTTGATAGTGCGTTAATAATTAAGATACTTGCtatgccttttttttaaacatgcaACTCTAGTGACAAAATGCTTCCATTgtgaatttgttttaaaatggaaattgTTTGGGCCTTAAAGATACCTCGTTGTAACCCCATGTTCCACTTTCTCGGGTGTACGGTCCAGCTTGAATAGGCTGGGGAGCGTAAGCGTAGAAGCCGTTTTGGGTGGATGAGGCCAACGTAAATCCACGGCCATAAAGGCCCATACCCAAAATAATTTTGGAAGGCGGAGCACCATTGGAGATCCAATAGTTGACGGTCCAGTTCTAAAGAGCACATTAATTTTACAAAGAAAACATATTAAATAAATATCTGCTTAAATATAGTGATCGACGATGTTAGGTCATTCTCGTTTCTTACTACTCACCACGTTCAAGAGTAAATTGCTTCCGGATTCGATTGTCGGGTTAGCATAAAGTGGCGCATTGAGCTACAAATAAGAATTTCAGTAATTAGGCAGGGCTTAATGTACATGCACATGTTTGAAATCGTACCCCAGTAAAAGTTTCCCAGGCACCGTGAAAATCATAAGCCATCACGTGAATTTGGTCCAAAGCGCTATAATTCCAAGTAATTTAGAACATCAAAGCTGAACATCGTACCTTTCTTAATTAACATGTTAAATTACCTTGCAACAGCGGGAATGTCATATGCCTAAGCGATACGATAAAATGAACAATAGGTAAATGTTCCATAATATGATAATCGATGTAAAAACTTACCGAATCAATTGTTGATTTGCCCGAGGACACAGCTGCGGTAAGAAGAAAACCGTAAGGAACGAACGCCGCCTTCAGTTCTCGAAGAATATGGACAAAGTTGATCTATCCTCAACCAAAAATTGCAGGTTAAAACTGATACAATACACTTGAAAGGTATCGACCATTCATTCAATACCTTGTCCGTTATGCTGCCGCCTCTGTTTGATGGGTATTCCCAATCGAAATCGAGACCATCAAAACCATAAGTTATAAGGAAATTGACAACCGAATTCACAAAAGTTGTTCTTTTGGCCGGATCGGCTGCCATCtagaaagaaatagaagatTAGCAATCATATTTCAGCAACTGTTGAATTAAGACAATGGGGGTTTACCTGCGAATATCTTTCAGACCCTTCATTCCATCCTAAACAGTTgaatcaaacagaaaaaaatagaggaaCACATGAGTTTTCTATACGATAACTGACGAAACAAACTGAATTACCGCCGACTGCAATAAGAGCCTTGAGATCAGGATTTTGCTTCTTCAACCCGGTAAAGCGAAGATATGCCCCTTTGCCCCAGTTTTCTTTAAGGTCGTTGTACGGATCAAGAACATTGATGGTATTGTCTAATGCCAAACCAGCAAAGCCGTAGACTATGTGGGTACAGAGAAATGGATCGATGTTCTCAACGTCGAACTTGCCATTTCCTGGTCGATATACGGCCCAGCTACCATAGTAAcacaccattttctttttttcagtgGCTaattggaaacaaaaaaacgttaCAATTCTAAGCAATAGGATAATGCAACATTCTATTAACCTTTCGTTAAGGCAAGTGACATGACTTGATGGGCTATAGCCATCAAAAACACGGCTTTCCATAGCTGCTTCATCTGTTGTACGCTTAAACACTTTTCAAATTAGAAATTCGCAAAGATAAGGAATATTAGTGTGTGTCAAGTTCAGCACCCAAAATAGACTTCTTTATATACCTTATGTGTATGCAGGAAGGATAATAATCACTTTGACTCAAAATGCGTGCAAGACTTTCTGTTGTTTGATTCACTGTAAGACTGATGAGATGCCCCATGTGTCCCTTCTTTATATATGCACCTGAGAATGGAATAGTAAATAAAAGCCAAGGTTTGATTTCCCACTTGTTTGGCACAACAACTTGTGCAACATGACGAATACGCGGTGACATGTCTGTAAAATACCGTAGCATAAGGGGATAGAATGAGCAACATGTGGACACAACATATTATACAACTCTGTGATAAAGAAGACCTATAATTTAAGATTACTTGTGTGTATTAGGCAATTTTTCAGGGTTTGAAAATCATGGTTTGCATTTTGTCGACGTTTGACCTTTCTTTCTACGGTGGTAGTTCCGTGTGAAATTCGTTCGTCAAGTACG includes:
- the LOC116919847 gene encoding chitinase-3-like protein 1 — encoded protein: MKQLWKAVFLMAIAHQVMSLALTKATEKKKMVCYYGSWAVYRPGNGKFDVENIDPFLCTHIVYGFAGLALDNTINVLDPYNDLKENWGKGAYLRFTGLKKQNPDLKALIAVGGWNEGSERYSQMAADPAKRTTFVNSVVNFLITYGFDGLDFDWEYPSNRGGSITDKINFVHILRELKAAFVPYGFLLTAAVSSGKSTIDSAYDIPAVASALDQIHVMAYDFHGAWETFTGLNAPLYANPTIESGSNLLLNVNWTVNYWISNGAPPSKIILGMGLYGRGFTLASSTQNGFYAYAPQPIQAGPYTRESGTWGYNEICEKFKADPSWTVVRDPYYKAPYAYKSNQWIGYDDQQSLRLKAEYAMSMNLGGSMVWSIETDDFRGLCHNVPFILIKTITESMNGPIVIQSTTSSTSAPVTTKATTTVSPVTTKATTTAAPVTNPPTASPTVAPAATTTLCGPQNPTTTASAYTTTPPIKTTAGTPPPNTLCKSEGLNPDPYDCGIFYTCLDNGLGGWTVYMQRCATGTAFSDELNTCTFPNQVPGCETYSG